The Streptomyces sp. NBC_01689 genome includes a window with the following:
- a CDS encoding SigE family RNA polymerase sigma factor: protein MTTPVCTSGANVATRTSAYPSYSSYPSYPSFTSYMKARQPVLLRTARSLTANPSDAEDLLQTALTKTYVAWERIEDHRALDGYVRRALLNTRTSQWRKRKVDEFVCDELPEPDGVAAGDPAEQQALHDAMWRAIMKLPARQRAMVVLRYYEDLSEAQTAEVLGVSVGTVKSAVSRALGKLREDPELEPVR from the coding sequence ATGACCACACCCGTCTGCACCAGCGGTGCGAACGTCGCGACGCGGACCTCGGCGTACCCGTCGTACTCGTCCTACCCGTCCTATCCGTCGTTCACGTCGTACATGAAGGCGCGTCAGCCGGTGCTGCTGCGCACCGCCCGGTCGCTGACCGCCAACCCGAGCGACGCGGAGGACCTGCTGCAGACCGCGCTGACCAAGACCTACGTCGCATGGGAGCGGATCGAGGACCACCGGGCGCTCGACGGTTACGTACGGCGCGCGCTGCTGAACACGCGGACGTCGCAGTGGCGCAAGCGCAAGGTCGACGAGTTCGTGTGCGACGAGCTGCCGGAGCCCGACGGGGTGGCGGCCGGGGACCCGGCCGAGCAGCAGGCGCTGCACGACGCGATGTGGCGCGCGATCATGAAGCTGCCGGCGCGGCAGCGGGCCATGGTCGTCCTGCGGTACTACGAGGACCTGAGCGAGGCACAGACCGCGGAGGTGCTCGGCGTCTCCGTCGGGACGGTGAAGTCGGCCGTGTCGCGGGCCCTGGGCAAGCTGCGTGAGGACCCCGAGCTGGAGCCCGTGCGCTGA
- a CDS encoding bifunctional MaoC family dehydratase N-terminal/OB-fold nucleic acid binding domain-containing protein, protein MSAGSAGLTARLKAYEGRAATVAAVGRDPVNRPMIRHWCEAMGDTSPAYTGPDAVAPPTMLQAWTMGGLSGQVRRAGPFDDLLGLLDDAGCTSVVATDCEQEYLRPLRPGDEITYDTVIESVSGFKTTRIGGGYFVTTRMEVRSAGELVGTHRFRILKYAPTAAGPGAARPRPVVGRDNAGFWEGVAACRLLIQRCAGCGTLRLPWLPGCGACGCPEWDTVAASGEGTVYSYVVMHHPPFPAFDPPYAVGLIELSEGVRIVSNVTGVPYDKVRIGMPVRLEFERYDEDLVLPVFRAGDGAGGGGR, encoded by the coding sequence GTGAGCGCCGGATCCGCGGGGCTGACGGCGCGGCTGAAGGCGTACGAGGGCCGGGCGGCCACCGTCGCGGCCGTGGGCAGGGACCCGGTCAACCGGCCGATGATCCGGCACTGGTGCGAGGCGATGGGCGACACCAGTCCCGCGTACACGGGGCCCGACGCCGTCGCGCCGCCCACGATGCTCCAGGCGTGGACGATGGGGGGCCTCTCCGGCCAGGTGCGGCGCGCCGGGCCGTTCGACGACCTGCTCGGGCTGCTCGACGACGCCGGGTGCACCTCGGTGGTCGCCACCGACTGCGAGCAGGAGTACCTGCGGCCGCTGCGGCCCGGGGACGAGATCACCTACGACACCGTCATCGAATCGGTCTCCGGGTTCAAGACGACCCGGATCGGCGGCGGCTACTTCGTCACGACCCGGATGGAGGTGCGGTCGGCCGGCGAGCTCGTGGGCACCCACCGGTTCCGGATCCTCAAGTACGCCCCGACGGCCGCCGGGCCGGGAGCCGCCCGGCCGAGGCCGGTCGTGGGCCGGGACAACGCCGGGTTCTGGGAGGGCGTGGCCGCGTGCCGGCTGCTGATCCAGCGGTGCGCCGGCTGCGGGACGCTGCGCCTTCCCTGGCTGCCGGGATGCGGCGCGTGCGGCTGCCCGGAGTGGGACACCGTCGCGGCGAGCGGTGAGGGGACCGTCTATTCGTACGTGGTCATGCACCATCCGCCGTTCCCCGCCTTCGACCCTCCCTACGCGGTCGGTCTGATCGAGCTGTCCGAGGGCGTGCGGATCGTGAGCAACGTGACGGGTGTGCCGTACGACAAGGTGCGGATCGGGATGCCCGTGCGGCTGGAGTTCGAGCGCTACGACGAGGACCTGGTCCTGCCGGTGTTCCGGGCCGGGGACGGCGCCGGGGGAGGCGGGCGCTGA
- a CDS encoding long-chain fatty acid--CoA ligase: MSPREDAVLSTMQDVPLLISRILAHGSAIHGTSQVITWTGEGEPQRRSYAEIGARAAQLAHALREDLGVADDDRVATLMWNNAEHVEAYFAIPSMGAVLHTLNLRLPAEQLVFIVRHAADRVIVANGSLLPLLAPLLPQLPTVEHVVVTGPGDRSLLAGASVRVHEYEELLAGKPTAYDWPELDERAAAAMCYTSGTTGDPKGVVYSHRSIYLHSMQVNMTQSMGLTDEDTSLVVVPQFHVNAWGLPHATFMTGVNLLMPDRFLQPVPLAEMIETERPTHAAAVPTIWQGLLGELTASPRDVSSLTQVTIGGSACPPSLMEAFDKLGMRVCHAWGMTETSPLGTVARPPAGVVGTPEEFAYRLTQGRFPAGVEARLTGPAGERLPWDGESAGELEVRGPWIAGAYYGGQGSEPLRPDDKFSEDGWLKTGDVGTISHDGFLTLTDRAKDVIKSGGEWISSVDLENALMSHPDVTEAAVVAVPDDRWGERPLATVVLKEGSTADFATLRAFLAAEGRIAKWQLPERWTIIAEVPKTSVGKFDKKVLRRRYAQGELDVTSL, translated from the coding sequence ATGTCGCCCCGGGAGGACGCCGTGCTGAGCACGATGCAGGACGTACCACTGCTGATCTCCAGGATCCTGGCCCACGGGTCGGCCATCCACGGCACCTCACAGGTGATCACCTGGACGGGTGAGGGAGAGCCGCAGCGCCGTTCCTACGCCGAGATCGGCGCCCGCGCGGCCCAGCTCGCGCACGCGCTGCGCGAGGACCTCGGGGTCGCGGACGACGACCGGGTCGCCACCCTCATGTGGAACAACGCCGAACACGTCGAGGCGTACTTCGCGATCCCCTCCATGGGCGCCGTCCTGCACACCCTCAACCTCCGACTCCCCGCCGAACAGCTGGTGTTCATCGTCCGGCACGCCGCCGACCGCGTGATCGTCGCCAACGGCTCCCTGCTGCCCCTGCTCGCACCGCTGCTCCCCCAGCTGCCGACGGTGGAGCACGTCGTGGTGACCGGTCCCGGCGACCGTTCGCTGCTCGCCGGAGCGAGTGTGCGGGTGCACGAGTACGAGGAGCTCCTCGCGGGGAAGCCGACGGCCTACGACTGGCCCGAGCTGGACGAACGCGCCGCCGCGGCGATGTGCTACACCTCCGGCACGACCGGCGACCCCAAGGGCGTCGTCTACTCCCACCGCTCGATCTACCTGCACTCCATGCAGGTCAACATGACCCAGTCGATGGGCCTCACCGACGAGGACACCTCGCTCGTCGTGGTCCCGCAGTTCCACGTCAACGCGTGGGGGCTGCCGCACGCCACGTTCATGACCGGCGTGAACCTCCTCATGCCGGACCGCTTCCTGCAGCCCGTGCCGCTCGCCGAGATGATCGAGACCGAGCGCCCCACGCACGCCGCGGCCGTCCCCACCATCTGGCAGGGACTGCTCGGCGAGCTGACCGCCTCGCCCCGGGACGTCTCCTCCCTCACCCAGGTCACCATCGGCGGCTCGGCCTGTCCGCCCTCCCTCATGGAGGCCTTCGACAAGCTGGGCATGCGGGTCTGCCACGCCTGGGGCATGACCGAGACGTCCCCGCTGGGCACCGTCGCCCGGCCGCCGGCCGGCGTCGTGGGCACCCCGGAGGAGTTCGCCTACCGGCTCACCCAGGGCCGCTTCCCGGCCGGCGTCGAGGCGCGCCTCACCGGCCCCGCCGGCGAACGGCTGCCCTGGGACGGGGAGTCCGCGGGCGAGCTGGAGGTACGCGGTCCGTGGATCGCCGGCGCGTACTACGGCGGCCAGGGCAGCGAACCGCTCCGGCCCGACGACAAGTTCAGCGAGGACGGCTGGCTCAAGACCGGTGACGTCGGCACCATCAGCCACGACGGCTTCCTCACCCTCACCGACCGGGCCAAGGACGTCATCAAGTCCGGCGGCGAGTGGATCTCGTCCGTCGACCTGGAGAACGCGCTGATGTCCCACCCGGACGTCACCGAGGCCGCCGTCGTCGCCGTCCCCGACGACCGGTGGGGCGAGCGTCCTCTCGCCACCGTCGTCCTCAAGGAGGGCTCCACCGCCGACTTCGCCACGCTGCGCGCCTTCCTCGCCGCCGAGGGCAGGATCGCCAAGTGGCAGCTGCCCGAGCGCTGGACGATCATCGCGGAGGTCCCCAAGACGAGTGTCGGCAAGTTCGACAAGAAGGTGCTGCGCCGGCGGTACGCGCAGGGCGAGCTGGACGTCACCAGTCTCTGA
- a CDS encoding SSI family serine proteinase inhibitor — MSRRSVTRSSSLLPRSPLASRLALAAVSVSTALSAVPAAAHADAAPGAGRHPGAVRPQTPRTGPAAAVLAPPPVRAEDSGDRLTVTVRHLGGTADGTYELRCHPAGGSHPTPEQACEALDRRTTWGKDPFAPVAPGSLCTMLYGGPATAHVTGTWAGRPVDARFDRADGCEIARWDALVPLLPDTGA; from the coding sequence ATGTCGCGTCGTTCCGTCACCCGGTCCTCTTCTCTCCTCCCCCGCTCGCCTCTCGCGTCCCGGCTCGCGCTCGCGGCCGTGTCCGTCTCCACCGCGCTGTCCGCCGTGCCCGCCGCCGCGCACGCGGACGCCGCGCCGGGAGCGGGCCGGCACCCCGGGGCCGTGCGCCCGCAGACACCCCGCACGGGTCCGGCGGCCGCGGTCCTGGCACCCCCGCCGGTCCGCGCGGAGGACTCCGGGGACCGGCTGACCGTCACCGTCCGCCATCTCGGAGGCACCGCCGACGGCACGTACGAGCTGCGCTGTCATCCGGCCGGTGGCAGCCACCCCACCCCTGAACAGGCGTGCGAGGCGCTCGACCGGCGGACCACCTGGGGGAAGGACCCGTTCGCCCCCGTCGCGCCCGGATCGCTCTGCACGATGCTCTACGGCGGTCCCGCCACCGCCCATGTGACCGGGACCTGGGCGGGCCGCCCCGTCGACGCGCGGTTCGACCGCGCCGACGGATGCGAGATCGCCCGCTGGGACGCCCTGGTACCGCTGCTGCCGGACACCGGCGCGTAG
- a CDS encoding acyl-CoA dehydrogenase family protein: MDFTPTEEQAAARGLAARIFGDLATHERLSAAGTGGDAELWKALCAAGLVASVAQTGLLGLVLLLEEQGRTTAQVPFAATCAYGLLPVTAHGSPGQRERLLPSIADGTVVVCGAVCPPSPVRAVGEGRLTGVVPVVPWLRDATHALVADDRRRLWLVRTAEARCEPVELTAPWSAGRLTLDGTPGERLGADADPAAEVHPDAAAGGAAVRERAGGVLPAGGGSPARDAGRIHADVLATARTAFAGLQAGVCAGSLARAVEHTNTREQFGRPLATHQAVQLRAADAYMDTEAIRVTAYEAAWRRDEGLPYATHALTAAWWASEAGRRVVHTGQHLHGGTGADLEHPVHRHFLWGRQLDAYLGCGDEVLQELGELLVRSEGGT, from the coding sequence ATGGACTTCACGCCCACCGAGGAGCAGGCGGCGGCTCGCGGCCTGGCCGCCCGGATCTTCGGCGACCTCGCCACGCACGAGCGGCTGTCCGCCGCCGGGACCGGCGGGGACGCCGAGCTGTGGAAGGCGCTCTGCGCGGCCGGGCTGGTGGCCAGTGTGGCGCAGACCGGACTCCTCGGTCTGGTGCTGCTCCTGGAGGAACAGGGACGGACCACCGCTCAGGTGCCGTTCGCGGCGACCTGCGCGTACGGGCTGCTGCCGGTGACGGCGCACGGCTCGCCGGGGCAGCGGGAGCGGCTGCTGCCCTCCATCGCGGACGGCACGGTGGTGGTGTGCGGCGCGGTCTGCCCGCCGTCGCCGGTCCGTGCCGTGGGCGAGGGGCGGCTGACCGGTGTCGTCCCGGTGGTGCCGTGGCTGCGGGACGCCACCCACGCGCTGGTCGCCGACGACCGGCGGCGGCTGTGGCTGGTGCGGACCGCCGAAGCGCGCTGCGAGCCCGTGGAGCTGACGGCGCCCTGGTCGGCGGGGCGGCTCACGCTCGACGGCACACCGGGCGAGCGACTGGGCGCGGACGCGGACCCGGCCGCGGAAGTGCACCCGGACGCGGCGGCGGGCGGTGCGGCGGTACGGGAGCGGGCCGGTGGCGTCCTTCCTGCCGGAGGTGGCTCCCCGGCCCGGGACGCCGGGAGGATCCACGCGGACGTGCTCGCCACCGCCCGGACCGCCTTCGCGGGGCTGCAGGCCGGTGTGTGCGCGGGATCGCTCGCGCGCGCGGTGGAGCACACCAACACGCGCGAGCAGTTCGGCCGCCCGCTCGCCACCCACCAGGCCGTGCAACTCCGGGCGGCCGACGCCTACATGGACACCGAGGCGATCCGGGTGACGGCGTACGAGGCGGCCTGGCGGCGCGATGAGGGACTGCCCTACGCGACCCACGCCCTGACCGCGGCCTGGTGGGCGTCCGAGGCGGGCCGGCGGGTCGTGCACACGGGCCAGCATCTGCACGGAGGGACCGGCGCCGATCTGGAGCACCCCGTGCACCGGCACTTCCTGTGGGGCCGGCAGCTCGACGCGTACCTGGGCTGTGGCGACGAAGTGCTGCAGGAACTAGGAGAGTTGCTGGTGAGGAGCGAGGGAGGGACATGA
- a CDS encoding MaoC/PaaZ C-terminal domain-containing protein encodes MTADEDVPRTGRTGDPPPPRAGDVLAPLEIEITRTLIVAGALASRDYQDVHHDPELARRKGAPDIFMNILTTNGLVGRYITDHFGPRAVLRKVAIRLGAPNHPGDTMVLTGTVEEVSGSTATVRVVGTNGIGSHVTGTVTVTLPAGGAA; translated from the coding sequence ATGACGGCCGACGAGGACGTGCCGAGGACGGGGCGGACCGGGGATCCGCCGCCGCCCAGAGCGGGCGACGTGCTGGCGCCGCTGGAGATCGAGATCACGCGCACGCTGATCGTGGCCGGCGCTCTGGCCTCGCGGGACTACCAGGACGTGCACCACGACCCGGAGCTGGCGCGGCGCAAGGGGGCGCCCGACATCTTCATGAACATCCTGACCACCAACGGCCTGGTCGGCAGGTACATCACGGACCACTTCGGACCGCGCGCCGTCCTGCGCAAGGTCGCCATACGGCTGGGCGCCCCCAACCACCCTGGCGACACCATGGTGTTGACCGGCACGGTCGAGGAGGTCTCGGGCTCCACGGCGACGGTCCGGGTCGTCGGGACGAACGGCATCGGCAGCCATGTGACCGGCACGGTCACGGTCACCCTCCCGGCCGGGGGCGCCGCGTGA
- a CDS encoding lipid-transfer protein — translation MSVRTRDRLGGRAAIAGIGATEFSKDSGRSELRLAVEAVRAALDDAGLTPADVDGMVTFTMDTSPEITVAQAAGIGELSFFSRIHYGGGAACATVQQAALAVATGVAEVVVCYRAFNERSGRRFGAGVRQREPSAEGVALGWGLPFGLLTPASWVAMTAQRYLHRYGLTPEAFGPVAVVDRRHAATNPAAYFHGRPITLADHAASRWIVEPLRLLDCCQETDGGQALVVTSVERARDLPRPPVVITAAAQGAGRAQEQMTSFYRDDLTGLPETGVVARQLWRNSGLTPADIDVAILYDHFTPFVLMQLEEFGFCGPGEATDLVAAESLPLNTHGGQLGEAYLHGMNGVAEAVRQLRGTSVNQIPGAVRALVTAGTGVPTSGLILGADGEERARGVW, via the coding sequence GTGAGCGTACGGACGAGGGACCGCCTCGGCGGACGGGCCGCGATCGCCGGGATCGGGGCCACCGAGTTCTCCAAGGACTCCGGGCGCAGCGAGCTGCGGCTCGCCGTCGAGGCGGTGCGGGCGGCGCTCGACGACGCGGGACTCACGCCCGCGGACGTGGACGGCATGGTGACGTTCACCATGGACACCAGCCCGGAGATCACCGTCGCCCAGGCGGCCGGCATCGGCGAACTGTCCTTCTTCTCGCGGATCCACTACGGCGGCGGGGCGGCCTGCGCGACCGTCCAGCAGGCGGCGCTCGCGGTGGCCACGGGCGTGGCCGAAGTGGTGGTCTGCTACCGGGCGTTCAACGAGCGGTCGGGACGGAGATTCGGCGCCGGGGTGCGGCAGCGGGAGCCGTCGGCCGAGGGGGTGGCGCTCGGCTGGGGACTGCCGTTCGGGCTGCTCACCCCCGCCTCCTGGGTGGCGATGACGGCCCAGCGGTATCTGCACCGGTACGGACTGACGCCCGAGGCCTTCGGCCCGGTCGCGGTGGTGGACCGCAGACACGCGGCGACCAACCCGGCGGCGTACTTCCACGGCAGACCGATCACCCTCGCCGATCACGCCGCCTCGCGGTGGATCGTGGAGCCGCTGCGCCTGCTGGACTGCTGCCAGGAGACGGACGGCGGTCAGGCGCTGGTCGTCACCTCGGTGGAGCGGGCCCGGGACCTGCCGCGTCCGCCGGTGGTGATCACGGCGGCCGCCCAGGGGGCCGGCCGGGCCCAGGAACAGATGACGAGTTTCTACCGGGACGATCTGACCGGGCTGCCGGAGACGGGAGTGGTGGCGCGGCAGTTGTGGCGGAACTCGGGGCTGACCCCCGCGGACATCGACGTGGCGATCCTGTACGACCACTTCACACCGTTCGTGCTGATGCAGCTGGAGGAGTTCGGGTTCTGCGGGCCGGGGGAGGCCACGGATCTCGTCGCCGCGGAGAGCCTGCCGCTCAACACCCACGGGGGACAGCTCGGGGAGGCGTACCTGCACGGGATGAACGGGGTGGCGGAGGCCGTCCGGCAGCTGCGCGGCACGTCCGTGAACCAGATACCGGGCGCCGTCCGCGCCTTGGTCACCGCGGGGACCGGGGTTCCCACCTCGGGGCTGATCCTGGGGGCGGACGGGGAGGAACGGGCGCGCGGGGTCTGGTGA
- a CDS encoding hybrid sensor histidine kinase/response regulator produces MSSRPSRGAARLAAILDALPDALVLVNTNGTVVNANTIALEAFEAPGTALVGRGLLDLLPQFDSRLIPGSMRRPDTIDERGRTKPTRMVARRTDGSEFPVEVTSANLEDGRQAYDSHGYTADELLMLVVRDLSGTVDTEAELARSQRQTEMILRAAAEGVVGTDTEGRVVLVNPAAAQILGYRASDLGGQDLHSLILHSRADGETFAYEESPLADTLRSGRKHRVRGQVLWSKSGDKVPVDLTTAPVRDGDQLVGAVMTFTDRRPYDTLVEEKDTEATRHAEELVRIGEEHAGELDALRERHAAELAEVRERHEEELAAGDERYAALGEREKDRYEALAARHDQLLAVLGQSLRGPLDQLRGELSKLAADDAGQLWPEANQVLHHLAAGYSRITTLVDNVLGYQRLDAGAEQIVRTNVMLDAVVAAGVDGAVELIGPGRVQFAVHAPPIEAEVDAGLLARALAHLVADVAGVDATGNTPVSAGGYMDNTVVVAAAQRGEVVRIEVRGPYAGGDPVHEPIVRGIVRAHGGVLQTHEVPGMSGSAFVLEVPIGTGAGAVVPPVAALPQIEAPLATGAEVALPEQASHQGGGRRRARRSSVDAFLESEVAGGEQTPPDNGAVAPTGRRRRRAAGEQEAVEVSVPAQGSGAEVSGDDGTGRRRGRPSGAEGAGDGGNEAVSEGAVVMAGEHGAGTAAVGTGLGGTVPPQGVPLPSGPTGPSGSTGPSGTTGPSGRRARRDGEQHALPPALPVAAGAPGAPGAQIAVSASGTPGNQVQHGAGSPAEGSGTPAGGRRRRALAAAAERAAAAQDTGARPVFALPPADADRSPEYIRAQQAQQAQLAQQRLLEQGGEAGPGQGDANRHGVGSADSADEHTPPQPHPVSAPSGRRRAQQPSAPAQPGTVPPGAIPAPQVRSAPVRHGAVPPGAVPSGPAGAAAQGVPAQSPPMPGLPGQAVPGQARPAAGVTPVSPQAWPAPSTEDTSGAGTPGAPAPVQPEAAAAAPRQQPRQQPRPESPAPAQAQGTPLPPELPAQAQPQLRPQAQARVAQPLPAEAAAPVDPNSTQGRAISVRTLGQGVPFARPAGAGGSQTAQAQSATPPPHATNGSGRRRKLGTPPEPVVERPETGARAHPTAGQTPGARLPGATDGAGRSYAIGAPDENADEGPEPLDGPGGAVEVADQPHPRPVDDELPPEPLDNPRRLLVWPAPDVTTQQALSDRGYRPVIVHSREEVDAQIAAFPAALFVDPLTGPITRTALQSLRQAAVAAEVPVLVTAGLGQATREAAYGADPAVLLKALAPRDSEQHPPRVLLIEEHAEIALALTSTLERRGMQVARASTDEDAVTLASQLRPNLVVMDLMQVRRRRAGIVDWLRANGQLNRTPLVVYTAAVDPSELPRLAAGETVLFLAERSTSAEVQDRIVDLLARIGTN; encoded by the coding sequence GTGAGCAGCAGGCCATCCCGAGGCGCTGCTCGCCTCGCAGCCATACTGGACGCGCTGCCCGACGCGTTGGTGCTGGTCAACACCAACGGAACCGTGGTCAACGCCAACACCATCGCCCTGGAGGCCTTCGAGGCCCCGGGCACCGCGCTGGTGGGGCGGGGCCTGCTCGACCTGCTTCCGCAGTTCGACTCGCGGCTGATCCCCGGGTCCATGCGCAGGCCCGACACCATCGACGAGCGCGGGCGGACCAAGCCGACCCGGATGGTCGCGCGGCGGACCGACGGGAGCGAGTTCCCCGTCGAGGTCACCAGCGCGAACCTGGAGGACGGCCGGCAGGCCTACGACAGCCACGGCTACACCGCCGACGAACTCCTCATGCTCGTCGTACGCGATCTGTCGGGCACCGTCGACACCGAGGCCGAACTCGCCCGTTCACAGCGGCAGACCGAGATGATCCTGCGGGCCGCCGCCGAGGGCGTCGTCGGCACGGACACCGAGGGCCGGGTCGTCCTCGTCAATCCGGCGGCCGCCCAGATACTCGGCTACCGGGCCAGCGACCTCGGCGGGCAGGACCTGCACTCCCTCATCCTGCACTCCCGCGCCGACGGCGAGACCTTCGCGTACGAGGAGTCCCCGCTCGCGGACACCCTGCGCTCCGGGCGCAAGCACCGGGTGCGCGGGCAGGTGCTGTGGTCCAAGTCCGGTGACAAGGTCCCGGTCGACCTCACCACCGCCCCGGTCCGCGACGGCGACCAGCTCGTCGGCGCCGTGATGACCTTCACCGACCGCCGCCCGTACGACACCCTCGTCGAGGAGAAGGACACCGAGGCCACCCGGCACGCCGAGGAACTCGTACGGATCGGCGAGGAGCACGCCGGAGAACTCGACGCGCTGCGCGAGCGGCACGCGGCCGAGCTGGCCGAGGTGCGCGAGCGGCACGAGGAGGAACTCGCCGCGGGCGACGAGCGCTACGCGGCGCTCGGTGAGCGCGAGAAGGACCGCTACGAGGCGCTGGCCGCCCGGCACGACCAGCTGCTCGCCGTGCTCGGGCAGTCCCTGCGCGGGCCGCTCGACCAGCTGCGCGGCGAGCTGTCGAAGCTCGCCGCCGACGACGCCGGTCAGCTGTGGCCGGAGGCCAACCAGGTCCTGCACCACCTCGCGGCCGGTTACTCACGGATCACGACGCTGGTCGACAACGTGCTCGGCTACCAGCGGCTCGACGCCGGAGCCGAACAGATCGTCCGGACCAACGTCATGCTCGACGCGGTCGTCGCGGCCGGGGTCGACGGCGCCGTCGAACTGATCGGGCCCGGGCGCGTGCAGTTCGCCGTGCACGCGCCGCCCATCGAGGCCGAGGTCGACGCCGGGCTGCTGGCGCGGGCCCTCGCGCACCTCGTCGCGGACGTCGCGGGCGTCGACGCGACCGGCAACACGCCCGTCTCCGCGGGCGGCTACATGGACAACACCGTCGTGGTCGCGGCGGCACAGCGCGGCGAGGTCGTACGGATCGAGGTGCGCGGGCCGTACGCCGGGGGAGACCCGGTGCACGAGCCGATCGTGCGCGGGATCGTGCGCGCGCACGGAGGCGTGCTGCAGACGCACGAGGTGCCCGGCATGAGCGGCAGCGCGTTCGTGCTCGAGGTGCCGATCGGAACCGGCGCCGGGGCGGTCGTCCCGCCCGTCGCCGCCTTGCCGCAGATCGAGGCCCCGCTCGCCACCGGCGCCGAGGTCGCGCTGCCCGAGCAGGCCTCGCACCAGGGAGGCGGCAGGCGGCGGGCCCGGCGGTCCTCCGTCGACGCCTTCCTGGAGAGCGAGGTCGCCGGCGGGGAGCAGACGCCGCCCGACAACGGCGCGGTCGCCCCCACCGGACGGCGCCGTCGGCGCGCGGCCGGTGAACAGGAGGCCGTGGAGGTGTCCGTGCCCGCGCAGGGCTCCGGCGCCGAGGTCTCCGGAGACGACGGCACCGGCCGCCGGCGCGGGCGGCCGAGCGGAGCCGAAGGCGCGGGTGACGGCGGGAACGAGGCCGTCTCCGAAGGCGCGGTCGTCATGGCGGGCGAGCACGGCGCGGGCACCGCGGCCGTGGGGACGGGACTGGGCGGGACGGTGCCTCCGCAGGGAGTGCCCCTGCCGTCCGGGCCCACCGGACCGTCGGGATCCACCGGGCCGTCCGGGACCACCGGGCCGTCCGGACGGCGTGCCCGGCGGGACGGCGAACAGCACGCCCTGCCGCCCGCCCTGCCCGTGGCCGCCGGCGCCCCGGGCGCCCCCGGCGCCCAGATCGCGGTGAGTGCGTCCGGTACGCCGGGCAACCAGGTCCAGCACGGGGCCGGTTCGCCCGCCGAGGGTTCCGGTACGCCGGCCGGCGGGCGGCGCCGCCGCGCGCTCGCCGCGGCGGCCGAACGCGCCGCGGCCGCCCAGGACACCGGTGCCCGTCCCGTGTTCGCGCTGCCGCCCGCGGACGCGGACCGCTCGCCCGAGTACATCCGCGCCCAGCAGGCGCAGCAGGCCCAACTCGCCCAGCAGCGGCTCCTGGAGCAGGGGGGCGAGGCCGGGCCAGGCCAGGGCGACGCGAACCGTCACGGGGTGGGGTCCGCCGACTCGGCCGACGAGCACACCCCGCCCCAGCCGCACCCGGTCTCCGCGCCGTCGGGCCGGCGCCGCGCACAGCAGCCGTCGGCCCCGGCCCAGCCGGGCACGGTGCCGCCCGGCGCGATCCCGGCGCCCCAGGTCCGGTCGGCGCCCGTCCGGCACGGTGCCGTCCCGCCGGGTGCCGTCCCGTCCGGTCCGGCGGGAGCCGCCGCGCAGGGCGTCCCGGCACAGTCGCCCCCGATGCCGGGGCTTCCCGGACAGGCCGTTCCCGGACAGGCCCGGCCCGCCGCGGGCGTCACGCCCGTCTCCCCCCAGGCCTGGCCCGCCCCGAGCACCGAGGACACCTCCGGCGCCGGGACTCCCGGCGCCCCCGCACCCGTACAGCCGGAAGCGGCAGCGGCCGCCCCCCGGCAGCAGCCCCGGCAGCAGCCCCGGCCCGAGAGCCCTGCCCCGGCCCAGGCCCAGGGCACCCCCCTGCCTCCCGAACTGCCCGCGCAGGCCCAGCCGCAGCTGCGACCGCAGGCGCAGGCACGGGTCGCGCAGCCGCTGCCCGCCGAAGCCGCCGCGCCCGTCGACCCCAACTCGACGCAGGGCCGCGCGATCAGCGTGCGGACGCTCGGGCAGGGCGTCCCGTTCGCCCGCCCGGCCGGTGCGGGCGGATCACAGACGGCGCAGGCGCAGTCCGCCACGCCTCCCCCGCACGCGACGAACGGCTCCGGCCGCCGCCGCAAGCTCGGCACGCCCCCGGAACCCGTCGTCGAGCGCCCGGAGACCGGAGCCCGCGCCCACCCGACGGCCGGCCAGACCCCCGGGGCCCGGCTGCCCGGCGCCACCGACGGCGCCGGACGGTCGTACGCCATAGGAGCCCCGGACGAGAACGCCGACGAGGGCCCCGAGCCGCTGGACGGTCCCGGCGGCGCGGTCGAGGTCGCCGACCAGCCGCATCCGCGGCCCGTGGACGACGAGTTGCCGCCCGAGCCGCTGGACAACCCGCGCCGGCTGCTCGTGTGGCCTGCTCCGGACGTGACGACCCAGCAGGCGCTGAGCGACCGCGGCTACCGGCCGGTCATCGTGCACTCGCGCGAGGAGGTCGACGCGCAGATCGCCGCGTTCCCGGCCGCGCTCTTCGTCGACCCGCTGACCGGCCCGATCACCCGCACCGCGCTCCAGTCGTTGCGCCAGGCCGCCGTCGCCGCCGAGGTCCCGGTGCTGGTGACGGCGGGGCTCGGACAGGCGACGCGCGAGGCCGCGTACGGCGCCGATCCCGCCGTGCTCCTGAAGGCGCTGGCGCCCCGGGACTCCGAGCAGCATCCGCCGCGGGTGCTGCTCATCGAGGAGCACGCGGAGATCGCGCTGGCGCTGACCTCGACCCTGGAGCGGCGCGGCATGCAGGTCGCGCGGGCGTCCACGGACGAGGACGCGGTGACGCTGGCCTCGCAGCTGCGGCCGAACCTGGTCGTGATGGATCTGATGCAGGTACGGCGCCGACGGGCCGGGATCGTCGACTGGCTGCGGGCGAACGGGCAGTTGAACCGCACGCCGCTCGTCGTCTACACCGCCGCCGTCGACCCGTCCGAACTGCCGCGGCTCGCCGCGGGGGAGACGGTGCTGTTCCTCGCGGAACGCTCGACGAGCGCCGAGGTGCAGGACCGGATCGTCGACCTGCTGGCACGGATCGGCACCAACTGA